The Doryrhamphus excisus isolate RoL2022-K1 chromosome 18, RoL_Dexc_1.0, whole genome shotgun sequence genome contains a region encoding:
- the utp3 gene encoding something about silencing protein 10 isoform X2: protein MARAKRGKRLQKSNKEQYHEDDPEAYKNMPVPDKTSSEYIKDKIDEFHDAKIAKLLASGVDMASDEEDLDDEEEVMALETDDTDDDEEEDVDEEEEDEDDDEGTDMESDLEGKQDNELPSDLAWGTKKKMFYDSDYVTTKGKTHEELEAEEQEEEEEAKNIQKRLTENLTEEDYDFTFFQEFPATAEEKSDEKVVGKEERIVKDLKQMSQKEKMKLLKKESPELLELIQDFKTKLTEMKELQPLLQMVKDGKIPPGKGAAYLKTKRQLYLNYCTNISYYLVLKAKRIPAHNHPVIERLLAYRNLINGLSAVDARLAPQYRKLLAAKEKDKLTSRPTPEKKAGVSTKEDADEEENTAPETEEAPSDSDLDEEAALNFYKQVEERMMLKIKRKKNRAKEVEEQVDEEEEMDPEAKRSITYQMAKNKGLTPKRRKIDRNPRVKHREKFRRAKIRRKGQVRDVRREETRYSGELSGIRAGVKKSIKLK, encoded by the exons ATGGCTCGCGCTAAAAG GGGTAAACGGCTCCAGAAGTCGAACAAAGAGCAATATCACGAAGATGACCCAGAAGCCTACAAAAACATGCCTGTCCCCGATAAA ACGTCCTCGGAGTACATAAAGGATAAAATTGACGAGTTTCATGATGCAAAGATTGCG AAACTTTTGGCCAGTGGAGTTGACATGGCGAGCGATGAAGAGGATCTGGATGATGAG GAGGAGGTGATGGCCCTGGAGACTGAtgatactgatgatgatgaggaggaggatgttgatgaagaagaagaggatgaggaCGATGATGAAGGGACCGACATGGAGAGTGATCTCGAGGGAAAGCAAGACAATG AGCTTCCCAGTGATTTAGCATGGGGCACCAAGAAGAAGATGTTCTACGACTCGGACTATGTGACAACAA AAGGTAAAACGCACGAAGAGCTGGAAGCAGAGgaacaagaggaggaagaagaggccaaaaatatccaaaaacgcTTAACGGAAAACCTGACCGAGGAGGATTATGACTTCACCTTTTTTCAG GAGTTTCCTGCGACAGCAGAGGAGAAGAGCGATGAGAAAGTTGTGGGAAAGGAGGAGAGGATCGTTAAGGACCTGAAACAGATGTCCCAGAAGGAGAAAATGAAGCTGCTGAAGAAGGAATCGCCAGAGCTCCTTGAACTCATTCAGGACTTCAAGACAAAG CTCACAGAAATGAAGGAGTTGCAGCCCCTCCTACAGATGGTCAAGGATGGAAAGATCCCACCAGGAAAG GGTGCCGCCTACCTGAAGACCAAACGTCAGCTTTATCTCAA TTACTGTACCAACATCAGCTACTACTTGGTGCTCAAAGCCAAACGAATCCCCGCTCACAATCATCCAGTGATCGAACGACTGCTTGCCTACAGAAAT CTCATCAATGGACTGAGTGCAGTTGATGCCCGCCTAGCGCCGCAGTATCGCAAGCTGCTGGCCGCTAAGGAAAAAGACAAGCTCACCAGCAGACCAACACCGGAGAAGAAGGCTGGAGTCTCCACTAAGGAGGACGcg GATGAAGAAGAAAACACAGCGCCAGAGACAGAGGAAGCACCGTCAGATTCTGACCTGGACGAGGAAGCAGCGTTGAACTTTTACAAACAAGTGGAGGAGAGGATGATGTTGAAGATTAAGAGGAAGAAGAATAGAGCTAAAGA GGTGGAGGAACAAGTTGATGAGGAGGAAGAAATGGATCCAGAAGCTAAGAGAAGCATCACATACCAG ATGGCCAAGAATAAAGGTCTTACCCCCAAGAGGAGGAAGATCGACCGCAACCCCCGAGTCAAACACAGGGAAAAGTTCAGGAGGGCCAAGATTCGCAGAAAGGGCCAG GTCCGTGATGTGCGTCGGGAGGAGACGAGATACAGCGGAGAACTGTCCGGCATTCGTGCAGGAGTCAAGAAGAGTATCAAGCTTAAGTAA
- the ppcs gene encoding phosphopantothenate--cysteine ligase isoform X2, with protein MAEPRISSIDGKLAEEFTAPAHVKEVKDKMAAFAQRHAEAGRRVVLITSGGTKVPLESRTVRFLDNFSSGRRGASSAEYFLDSGYAVIFLHRHRSMYPYTRMFSTVNMLDTLQFSASNSGDVVVNQQVLPNITKVLKRYQDVTNSQLLLPIDFSTLSEYLHLLKAAAQALSTIGSKAMFYLAAAVSDFYIPASEMPEHKIQSSNGPLQLTMNMVPKILSPLVKDWAPQAFVISFKLETDSSILLEKARRALDTYRHQVVVANVLDSRRGYVVVVTPSTQDEVVLSKEDMKNEVEIEERIVTNLTTAHGQFITQQAG; from the exons ATGGCCGAACCCAGAATATCCTCCATTGATGGGAAGCTAGCCGAAGAGTTCACCGCTCCCGCTCACGTGAAAGAGGTCAAGGACAAGATGGCTGCTTTTGCCCAGCGTCACGCAGAGGCTGGTCGCCGCGTGGTTCTCATCACATCCGGGGGCACCAAAGTCCCCCTGGAGTCGCGTACCGTTCGATTCCTCGACAACTTCAGCAGCGGAAGGAGGGGAGCGTCGTCGGCCGAGTATTTTCTCGACTCCGGCTATGCTGTCATTTTCCTGCACCGGCATCGTTCAATGTATCCGTACACTCGCATGTTCTCCACTGTCAACATGCTGGACACCCTGCAGTTCAGTGCAAGCAACTCTGGTGATGTGGTGGTGAACCAGCAGGTGCTCCCAAACATCACCAAAGTGCTAAAGCGCTACCAGGACGTAACAAATAGCCAACTACTTCTCCCCATTGACTTTAGCACCCTGTCGGAGTATCTGCACTTACTTAAAGCAGCAGCGCAGGCACTCAGCACCATAG GATCGAAGGCTATGTTTTACCTGGCTGCAGCAGTGTCGGATTTCTACATCCCAGCATCGGAAATGCCCGAGCACAAAATCCAGTCTTCAAATGGACCTCTTCAA CTAACCATGAATATGGTTCCCAAAATCCTGTCCCCGTTGGTGAAGGACTGGGCACCGCAGGCTTTTGTCATATCCTTCAAACTGGAGACAGACTCCTCCATCCTGTTGGAGAAGGCTCGAAGAGCGCTGGATACCTACAGGCACCAGGTGGTCGTAGCCAATGTTCTGGACTCCAGGCGGGGTTACGTTGTGGTTGTGACCCCGAGCACCCAGGATGAGGTAGTGCTCTCCAAAGAGGACATGAAGAATGAGGTGGAGATCGAGGAGAGGATAGTGACTAATTTGACAACTGCGCACGGCCAGTTTATTACACAGCAAGCGGGTTGA
- the ppcs gene encoding phosphopantothenate--cysteine ligase isoform X1 produces MAEPRISSIDGKLAEEFTAPAHVKEVKDKMAAFAQRHAEAGRRVVLITSGGTKVPLESRTVRFLDNFSSGRRGASSAEYFLDSGYAVIFLHRHRSMYPYTRMFSTVNMLDTLQFSASNSGDVVVNQQVLPNITKVLKRYQDVTNSQLLLPIDFSTLSEYLHLLKAAAQALSTIGRHTVCRSGCIVGMLLIASLLCNAGSKAMFYLAAAVSDFYIPASEMPEHKIQSSNGPLQLTMNMVPKILSPLVKDWAPQAFVISFKLETDSSILLEKARRALDTYRHQVVVANVLDSRRGYVVVVTPSTQDEVVLSKEDMKNEVEIEERIVTNLTTAHGQFITQQAG; encoded by the exons ATGGCCGAACCCAGAATATCCTCCATTGATGGGAAGCTAGCCGAAGAGTTCACCGCTCCCGCTCACGTGAAAGAGGTCAAGGACAAGATGGCTGCTTTTGCCCAGCGTCACGCAGAGGCTGGTCGCCGCGTGGTTCTCATCACATCCGGGGGCACCAAAGTCCCCCTGGAGTCGCGTACCGTTCGATTCCTCGACAACTTCAGCAGCGGAAGGAGGGGAGCGTCGTCGGCCGAGTATTTTCTCGACTCCGGCTATGCTGTCATTTTCCTGCACCGGCATCGTTCAATGTATCCGTACACTCGCATGTTCTCCACTGTCAACATGCTGGACACCCTGCAGTTCAGTGCAAGCAACTCTGGTGATGTGGTGGTGAACCAGCAGGTGCTCCCAAACATCACCAAAGTGCTAAAGCGCTACCAGGACGTAACAAATAGCCAACTACTTCTCCCCATTGACTTTAGCACCCTGTCGGAGTATCTGCACTTACTTAAAGCAGCAGCGCAGGCACTCAGCACCATAGGTAGACATACAGTCTGTAGAAGTGGCTGCATTGTTGGCATGTTGCTCATAGCGAGTTTGCTCTGCAACGCAGGATCGAAGGCTATGTTTTACCTGGCTGCAGCAGTGTCGGATTTCTACATCCCAGCATCGGAAATGCCCGAGCACAAAATCCAGTCTTCAAATGGACCTCTTCAA CTAACCATGAATATGGTTCCCAAAATCCTGTCCCCGTTGGTGAAGGACTGGGCACCGCAGGCTTTTGTCATATCCTTCAAACTGGAGACAGACTCCTCCATCCTGTTGGAGAAGGCTCGAAGAGCGCTGGATACCTACAGGCACCAGGTGGTCGTAGCCAATGTTCTGGACTCCAGGCGGGGTTACGTTGTGGTTGTGACCCCGAGCACCCAGGATGAGGTAGTGCTCTCCAAAGAGGACATGAAGAATGAGGTGGAGATCGAGGAGAGGATAGTGACTAATTTGACAACTGCGCACGGCCAGTTTATTACACAGCAAGCGGGTTGA
- the utp3 gene encoding something about silencing protein 10 isoform X1, with protein sequence MARAKRGKRLQKSNKEQYHEDDPEAYKNMPVPDKTSSEYIKDKIDEFHDAKIAKLLASGVDMASDEEDLDDEEEVMALETDDTDDDEEEDVDEEEEDEDDDEGTDMESDLEGKQDNELPSDLAWGTKKKMFYDSDYVTTKGKTHEELEAEEQEEEEEAKNIQKRLTENLTEEDYDFTFFQEFPATAEEKSDEKVVGKEERIVKDLKQMSQKEKMKLLKKESPELLELIQDFKTKLTEMKELQPLLQMVKDGKIPPGKGAAYLKTKRQLYLNYCTNISYYLVLKAKRIPAHNHPVIERLLAYRNSHMGVLEPIPADFRTRGGVHSGPLINGLSAVDARLAPQYRKLLAAKEKDKLTSRPTPEKKAGVSTKEDADEEENTAPETEEAPSDSDLDEEAALNFYKQVEERMMLKIKRKKNRAKEVEEQVDEEEEMDPEAKRSITYQMAKNKGLTPKRRKIDRNPRVKHREKFRRAKIRRKGQVRDVRREETRYSGELSGIRAGVKKSIKLK encoded by the exons ATGGCTCGCGCTAAAAG GGGTAAACGGCTCCAGAAGTCGAACAAAGAGCAATATCACGAAGATGACCCAGAAGCCTACAAAAACATGCCTGTCCCCGATAAA ACGTCCTCGGAGTACATAAAGGATAAAATTGACGAGTTTCATGATGCAAAGATTGCG AAACTTTTGGCCAGTGGAGTTGACATGGCGAGCGATGAAGAGGATCTGGATGATGAG GAGGAGGTGATGGCCCTGGAGACTGAtgatactgatgatgatgaggaggaggatgttgatgaagaagaagaggatgaggaCGATGATGAAGGGACCGACATGGAGAGTGATCTCGAGGGAAAGCAAGACAATG AGCTTCCCAGTGATTTAGCATGGGGCACCAAGAAGAAGATGTTCTACGACTCGGACTATGTGACAACAA AAGGTAAAACGCACGAAGAGCTGGAAGCAGAGgaacaagaggaggaagaagaggccaaaaatatccaaaaacgcTTAACGGAAAACCTGACCGAGGAGGATTATGACTTCACCTTTTTTCAG GAGTTTCCTGCGACAGCAGAGGAGAAGAGCGATGAGAAAGTTGTGGGAAAGGAGGAGAGGATCGTTAAGGACCTGAAACAGATGTCCCAGAAGGAGAAAATGAAGCTGCTGAAGAAGGAATCGCCAGAGCTCCTTGAACTCATTCAGGACTTCAAGACAAAG CTCACAGAAATGAAGGAGTTGCAGCCCCTCCTACAGATGGTCAAGGATGGAAAGATCCCACCAGGAAAG GGTGCCGCCTACCTGAAGACCAAACGTCAGCTTTATCTCAA TTACTGTACCAACATCAGCTACTACTTGGTGCTCAAAGCCAAACGAATCCCCGCTCACAATCATCCAGTGATCGAACGACTGCTTGCCTACAGAAAT agtcacatgggtgtgctggagcctatcccagctgacttcaggacaagaggcggtgtacactctggaccg CTCATCAATGGACTGAGTGCAGTTGATGCCCGCCTAGCGCCGCAGTATCGCAAGCTGCTGGCCGCTAAGGAAAAAGACAAGCTCACCAGCAGACCAACACCGGAGAAGAAGGCTGGAGTCTCCACTAAGGAGGACGcg GATGAAGAAGAAAACACAGCGCCAGAGACAGAGGAAGCACCGTCAGATTCTGACCTGGACGAGGAAGCAGCGTTGAACTTTTACAAACAAGTGGAGGAGAGGATGATGTTGAAGATTAAGAGGAAGAAGAATAGAGCTAAAGA GGTGGAGGAACAAGTTGATGAGGAGGAAGAAATGGATCCAGAAGCTAAGAGAAGCATCACATACCAG ATGGCCAAGAATAAAGGTCTTACCCCCAAGAGGAGGAAGATCGACCGCAACCCCCGAGTCAAACACAGGGAAAAGTTCAGGAGGGCCAAGATTCGCAGAAAGGGCCAG GTCCGTGATGTGCGTCGGGAGGAGACGAGATACAGCGGAGAACTGTCCGGCATTCGTGCAGGAGTCAAGAAGAGTATCAAGCTTAAGTAA